The Streptomyces sp. NBC_00454 DNA segment GGAAGGCTCCGAGGCCGGGGGGCCGGCCGGTGCAGGACGGGGACTGGTAGGTCCGGCCCGCCCCGCGTACTGGCCTGGAACGTACGGTAGTTCGGTCCGCCCGGACGGACCCGTGACAGCATGGGAGGGCAACGCACGGTAAGCGGAGGGGGAGTTCGGTGAGCGGAGTACGCAAGGGCCTGTCCAAGGTGGAGATCGCGCTGCGCTGGGATCCCAGCCCGGCCGGTGCGCCCGTACACGATCTGGACATACTCGCCGCGGTCTACGGGGCCGCCGCCCCGTACGGGCAGCCCGTCCACCTCGTGCACTTCGGGAGCCGCTCGCCCGACGGCACCATCACGCTGGACCGCGACAGCCGGACCGGCCAGGGCCTCGGCTTCGACGAGGTGATGACCCTCGAACTGTCGCGCATGGCAACGGAGTTGATCCGAGTGGTGGTGGGGGTGGTGATCCAGCCGGCGGGCTCCGGTCCGGCGCTGAC contains these protein-coding regions:
- a CDS encoding TerD family protein; amino-acid sequence: MSGVRKGLSKVEIALRWDPSPAGAPVHDLDILAAVYGAAAPYGQPVHLVHFGSRSPDGTITLDRDSRTGQGLGFDEVMTLELSRMATELIRVVVGVVIQPAGSGPALTFSSVAGTGLRIREGYTDLSVEGFTAVGSARAATVAEFTREASGSWSLDPAVRGFDADPEEFARVMGSARG